A part of Vicinamibacterales bacterium genomic DNA contains:
- a CDS encoding MlaD family protein, translating into MPRTRSLAYSELKIGILAVVALSIAAVVIFMLSGTGGFFWERYSLKTRFRAVPGLKAGAPVRVAGVEVGTVRDIAFVGSDVEVTFQVSRKMQPRITSQSIASLGSLSLLGQSTVDITPSLGGEPVAEWGYVKSGRMAGQLADVTEIASQGLEQATRLMQDLRAGKGTLGRLFTDDALYRDLQGFIGAAAGVAENLRRGRGTAGRLLTDPAAYESLEASLRNLNAMLDRINDGQGSLGRLLQDDRLAVTLTSATGNLDTLTGKLNKGVGTAGKLLNDSALYDRLSSTAERLEQLTGQLNQGQGTAGQLLHDRQLYENMNGAAGELRGLVADIRKEPRKYLSFKVSVF; encoded by the coding sequence ATGCCGCGTACGCGCTCGCTCGCCTACTCGGAACTGAAGATCGGCATCCTGGCCGTCGTGGCGCTCTCGATTGCTGCGGTGGTGATCTTCATGCTCAGCGGCACGGGAGGCTTCTTCTGGGAGCGCTACTCACTGAAGACACGTTTCCGTGCGGTGCCCGGGCTCAAGGCCGGCGCGCCGGTGCGCGTGGCCGGCGTCGAGGTGGGCACGGTCCGCGACATCGCCTTCGTGGGCTCGGACGTCGAGGTGACCTTCCAGGTTTCGAGGAAGATGCAGCCCCGCATCACCTCGCAGTCCATCGCGTCGCTTGGATCGTTGAGCCTCCTGGGACAGAGCACGGTCGACATCACGCCATCGCTCGGCGGCGAGCCCGTCGCGGAGTGGGGATATGTGAAGAGCGGGCGGATGGCCGGGCAGTTGGCGGACGTCACCGAAATCGCAAGCCAGGGGCTCGAGCAGGCGACGCGCCTGATGCAGGACCTCCGCGCGGGGAAGGGCACGCTGGGCCGCCTGTTCACAGACGACGCGTTGTACAGGGACCTCCAGGGTTTCATCGGGGCCGCGGCAGGCGTGGCGGAGAACCTTCGCCGCGGTCGCGGGACGGCGGGCCGGCTGCTCACGGATCCGGCGGCCTACGAATCCCTCGAAGCCTCGCTCCGGAATCTGAACGCGATGCTGGATCGGATCAACGATGGCCAGGGCAGCCTGGGGCGGCTGCTGCAGGACGATCGGCTAGCGGTCACCCTCACCTCCGCCACGGGAAATCTCGACACGCTGACGGGTAAGCTCAACAAGGGAGTGGGCACCGCGGGCAAGCTCCTGAACGACAGCGCCCTCTACGACCGGCTCTCTTCCACCGCCGAACGCCTGGAACAGCTCACCGGGCAGTTGAACCAGGGGCAGGGAACGGCGGGACAATTGCTGCACGACAGGCAGTTATATGAGAACATGAATGGGGCAGCGGGCGAGTTGCGAGGTCTCGTGGCGGACATCCGCAAGGAACCCCGTAAGTATTTGAGCTTCAAGGTGAGTGTCTTCTGA
- a CDS encoding ATP-binding cassette domain-containing protein produces MTLEEALGPGSPIVVFDRVSLAFDEKVVLADLSFTLIKGHTKVILGASGAGKSTILKIVLGLLRADAGVVWVNGERVDQMTEEQLMAVRGDLGMVFQEGALFDSLTVAENVGYRLYEETDLPLPVVRARVEEVLGFVGLADYIDRMPSDLSGGQRRRVAIARAMAARPRLLLYDEPTTGLDPITAASVDDEIIKLRDLENVSSILVTHQLRDAFYIATHTAIRENGMTKIVPAGEVKSDESEFLMLRNGLVVFEGSARQFRTSNDDYLRTFLS; encoded by the coding sequence GTGACCCTCGAGGAGGCCCTCGGGCCGGGGTCTCCGATTGTTGTCTTCGATCGCGTCTCGCTGGCGTTCGACGAGAAGGTCGTGCTGGCCGACCTGAGTTTCACGCTGATCAAGGGGCACACGAAGGTGATTCTGGGCGCCAGCGGCGCCGGAAAATCCACCATTCTGAAGATCGTTCTCGGGCTGCTGCGCGCCGACGCCGGCGTCGTGTGGGTCAATGGCGAGCGCGTGGACCAGATGACCGAGGAGCAGTTGATGGCCGTGCGAGGCGATCTCGGGATGGTGTTCCAGGAGGGCGCGCTGTTCGATTCCCTCACGGTCGCAGAGAACGTCGGCTACAGGCTGTACGAAGAGACCGACCTGCCGCTACCCGTGGTGCGGGCCCGCGTCGAGGAGGTCCTGGGGTTCGTCGGTCTGGCGGATTACATCGACCGGATGCCCAGCGACCTGTCGGGCGGCCAGCGCCGGCGGGTGGCCATCGCCCGGGCGATGGCGGCCAGGCCCAGACTTCTCCTGTACGACGAGCCGACGACCGGCCTGGATCCCATCACCGCCGCCTCGGTGGACGACGAAATCATCAAGCTGCGCGATCTCGAGAATGTCAGCTCGATCCTGGTGACCCACCAGTTGCGGGACGCCTTCTACATCGCGACTCATACAGCCATCCGCGAGAATGGGATGACGAAGATCGTGCCGGCCGGCGAGGTGAAGTCCGATGAATCGGAGTTCCTGATGCTTCGCAACGGCCTCGTCGTGTTCGAGGGCTCGGCGCGCCAGTTCCGAACGTCCAACGACGACTACCTGCGGACATTTCTCTCGTAG
- a CDS encoding YtxH domain-containing protein: MSDDSSSVGKVLTAFFFGAAAGAAVALLFAPATGKDTREFLSEKAREGREKASEAARQTREALARQRETISSAIERGRDAYREAREKETA, from the coding sequence ATGAGTGACGACAGCAGCAGCGTTGGCAAGGTCCTGACGGCGTTTTTCTTCGGCGCGGCGGCTGGCGCGGCGGTTGCCCTCTTGTTCGCGCCGGCGACCGGGAAGGACACGCGCGAGTTCCTCTCGGAAAAGGCGCGTGAGGGTCGCGAGAAGGCGTCGGAAGCCGCGCGGCAGACCCGCGAGGCGCTCGCCCGGCAGCGCGAGACGATCAGTTCCGCGATCGAGCGCGGCCGAGATGCGTACAGGGAGGCGCGGGAGAAGGAGACTGCGTGA